The genomic region AGATGCAGGCTCAGACGCTGCGTATAGGTCACGGCCTCTGCGGAATAGGGCAGCAGCATTGCCATCTGGACAAAGATCGCAAGCCAGGCGCCCACTCGCCCAAAGCGCAGCCCGATCCATGCCCCCGCCAACAGGCCCGGAGCCGGCTGCACGCCCATCCCCGCATGCCACAGAAGCCAGACCGCCAGCGTACCGACCACCAAGGCCCCGCCGCCTTCCAGCAAGGGCCAGACCTTGAGAGGCGGAAGCGCCAAGGCGACTTTACCCTCCATCACTTCACCCAGCGACAGCAGGAAAGGGGCAAGTACCAGAATACCCAGCATGTCCCCCACAACCAGACTGTTAAGAGCAATGACAAGATCGATACCATGGCCAAAAGTTGGCTGTGTGCGAGGCAGAATCCACTGGATGGGCTGGACCATAAGGGCGTTGAGGATCGGCGCGCCCACGGCAGCCAAACCAAAAATCATGGGCGGCAACAGGTTGGGCTTGTTCAGCCGCGCCGCCAGCCTCTGCAGAAGGGTCAGCACGAGGCCACAAGTCAAGGCCGGGCGCGCGATACCCAGCATGTCATGCAAAGCATCCGGCCCGGTGAAATTGAACTGCCCCAAGGCCGCGTCCACGCCCAGTTCGACAGCCATCAGCCAAAGCGTCAGGCGCGGCCCCCAGCGCCACAACACGGCAAAGCGTAATCCCGCGGCAGGATACCACAAGGAAAAGAACCCATCACCGCCCCAAGGGCGAGCGGTCAAATGAAGAAAGGCAAATGCGAGGCCATAGGCAGGCAACAAAAATAGATTGCCGCAACGCCCGGCCAATGTCCGCAGCATCGCGCCATGCTTTGGAATGCAATGAATATATGGCATCGGCATGCCTTTGTGCTTGTGCCCAATCGATGGGCGGATCGCTACCCGTAAATTTCACGGATCGATTTTCGCCCTTGCAGACCCCACCGATAACGCGCGACCCGAGGGCTTGTCCGCTGCTTATGGACCGGCCTGACACTGGCCGGTGGAGGTGGCAATGCTTCTGCCGGCCTTTTGTAGTGGCGGCGGCCACAGCCCGCGCCGGGCCTTACCCGCCGTCACGCAGATAATGATAGAGCGTCTCGCGCGATATGCCAAAGTCACGGGCAAGACCGGCTTTTATCTCCCCCTCCCCTGCCCTGCGGCGCAATTCCTCGGCCTGCTGGGGCGTCAGCGCCTTTTTGCGCCCGCGATAGGCCCCACGCTGTTTGGCAAGGGCGATGCCTTCGCGCTGCCTTTCCCGGATCAACGCACGCTCAAATTCGGCAAAAGCGCCCATGACGGAGAGCATCAGCGTGGCCATCGGCGAATCCTCGCCGGTAAAGCGCAAATGCTCTTTTACAAATTCGATCTGCACCCCTTTCGCCGTCAGCGCCTGCACCAACTGTCGCAGATCGTCCAGATTGCGCGCCAATCGGTCCATACTATGCACGATCAGCGTGTCACCCTCGCGCACAAAGGCAAGCATCGCGGCCAATTGCGGGCGTTTGATATCCTTGCCCGATGCCTTGTCGATAAACACGCGGTCCAGCGCCAAACCGTCAAGCTGTCGGTCAGAGTTCTGCTCAAAGCTGCTGACCCTGATATAGCCGATGCGTTGCCCGTTCATGCCGCCGCCCATCCTGAAACTGTCAGGATGAAATCTAAGAGATCGGCGGGAAGCTGTCAATTAAAGGCCAAATAGACCCCAAACTGACATCTTGACACCGCAAAGCCGACGTCTGATTAGACTATACTCTAACCAGACACCCCCTGACCTTTCTCAGTAAGCGCAAACCTTGAAGCGGCTATCTTCCGCATCAATCCAGCAGGCAGGTTTGACCTTTGACCTCAGCATCGTTCCCCATCGGCTATGCGTAACGCCGTCGGTAATCTCTGCATCCGCTTTTCCGGGCGCATCCATCGCCAGATAGATTTCATCGGATCGGCCATAGAACCGTTTGCCGGGCAACCGAGCAACAGAAAAATCGCCATGCTCATAGGGCGTAAAGGCGCAAGGCCCGGTAAATACTCCCTGATCGCCAGATATTTCGCATTGAACAACGCGCGCAACGCCAATTTTAGCAAAAACTGGCTGAGAAATGCTCGCAGCAGCCATGGTTGTTATAATAATGATTTTTTTCATGCCGAACAATTCATCATAACGGGAATGGTCTGCGTCGCGTTCCGGTACATAACCTTCAGAACCATGGGGTCGAGCGATCCCTCTTCGGTCATCTTGCGTCGGCCGGGCCGTTTGGCCAGTTCAACACGCAAAGCGCCGCCGAGGCCCACATATTGTCTTGCGGGGACAGAATCATGCTTGCCCAATTTCACTAAAGCCCCGCCAACACGGATGATTGCTTCGCCATCATCATAGAAAACCGTCTTGGACCCGGCCATGGCAACACAGGACATGCCCCCGGCCATTGCCCCCATATCTCGCTGGGTCAGCGCAGAAACCAAAGGTACCTGCGCCAAGGCCACAGGCCCGACGAGCGTCAGGACCAGCGTGATAGAAGCAGCCACTTTGCGCATCATCATTTCTCACTCTCCAAATGGCTCATGATCCGCAAACGGCGGTCGACCAACCGGCCGACCGCCGCAAGGCGGTGAATTAAGGCTTCATAGGCTGGAATTCGCTCGTGGCCGACGCAGCCGGGGCCTTGATCTTGAGCGCTGTCATAAGTTTGGGCAGGGCCGGTGCGATCGTGACAAAGCTCTTGCTCTGCATGCCGATCAGTTCCGCCGCCATCTTCAATTCGCCCGCCCGGCGCAGCATCATCGGATTGGCCGACAAACCGCTGACCATGCCCGGTGCCTGTTGGGCCAAGACGACATTGCGCGCAATGCCCACGCCCAGATTGATCAATGCATCGCCAATCAGCTTCTTCTGTTCGGCATTTGCGTTCTGATAGGTCTGGCTCAACGCGCCCACCAGATCCTTCTGCTCGGTCATCGCATTAAGGTCGCTGGCCAATTCAGCTTTGTTCGCGCCGACTTCCTTAAAACTTTGCGCGTTCGAAATGCCGCTGATCTTCTGCTTGAGCGCGGCCATATCCGTGCGGTTCTGCAAGGCGGCCGACAAAAGCGTCGAGGCGATCATCACATTCTTGGTCGAAAGCATCGCATTGGCCAAAAAGGCATCAGCGTTGCCGGATGCCCCGGCCGGCGCGCCACCGCCCACACCGGGCACAGCCTTCATCAGCCCGCCAAACTGGGCCGAAGCGGTCATCGGCACAGCCAGCGCCGTCAAAGCCGCAAGCACAGCCATCGTATTGCGCATTTTCATCCTGAGATCCCCTTGTTGCAAATAAAATCATGATGCCGGTTGCAGGCCGGTTGCCGCCTGCAACCCCATGGCCTGAAACGTGCGGGCCAGATCGGCCTGCAGCGCCGCATCGCGCTCGGCCTGCGTCATGCCGGACGGCAATTGCGTTGGCGCCATTACCGAGCGCACCCCGTTCGAGCCAACCTTGGCCCCGTCGCGGTGCAGCGTATAGCCCACGATCAGATCATAGCCCCCGCCCGCATGCGGGCTGACCGCGCTGATCGGGACAAAGCAGGTTTGGGGCACAGGTGCGCGTGCCGGGCGGAAGTGGTCCCAACCTGCAAAGCTGGGTCCAAAACGCGCCAGGACCCCGGCAAGATCGCCCATCCGAAGGGGGGCCTTGATCCGCGCGGCCAGCAGGTTGGCCGCCGCATCGGGCCAGACCGCCGTGGGAATCGTGCCGCGATCCTCAAATTTGGCCTTGCCCTCTTCGTCTTGGCATTGGGCGATCACCGCGCGCGTGGCCGCGCTGGTCCCCGCGCTTTCCAGCGCCACCACCTCGCCCCCATGCAGCGCAAGCGGCATGACGCCCGCATCGACCGCCAGCACAGCATTGCCCGCCACTTCCTTGCCGGTGATCTCTCCCACCGGCACCATCACGGGACCGGCAAGCCCCCTCACCTGCCCGGCAGGCCGCAAAACCGGCAAGGTCAGATCAAGCGGCACAGCGCCGCCCGGATCGGCAATGGTTATGCGATCTTTCTGCATGAAAACCGGCGCGGTGACGGGCGCCGGGCGAAAGTCGGCCATAGCACGCGCCAAATGGCCAAGCGCATTGCGCAAGGCCACATCGCGCCGCGTTGCGGGCGCAAATTCCATGCCGCCCGAAACCTGATCCTCGATCATGTCATGGCCCTGCCATGCGCCGACAACACGGCCGCTGGCATCAACCAACGTGGCATAGGCATAAGCCTCATAGCGGGCCAACGTGACGCCAGGCACATTGCTGGGAATACGCACATCGGGCAAGAGCGCCACCCGCAGCAGTGCGGTATATTCAGGCAGGCTGCGCGTTTCGAGCGGAACCTGCGCGCCCGCCTCGCTCAAGGCCAGTTTGCGCAGCGCGGTAAAGGCCGGGTTGACCGGCACCGGCGCAAACCGCCCCGCCGCGCCCAGCGCATCCTGAAACACCTGCCCCACATAATCGGGAGCATAGCCATCGGGCACCGCCCCCACCCCGACCAGCAGCGAAGGCCGCGCCAGCATCGCCACCGGGGCCAGCGCGGTGCGGGTCAGCACCTGCCCCTGGCGCAGCGGCCCAAGGTCGGATTCCACCACCGCATAATCGGCGCCGGCATAAAGCACATGGCCATCGCCAATATCATCGCCCTGACGCAGGCCCGCCGCACGCCCCTTGTCCACAACATAGCCACGCCCGCGCGGAACCGAAACCTCGCCGATCACCGTGGCCGATTGGGCATAAGGGCGAAATTCGCCCGCTGCCTCGGCCACCAGCTTGTCAATCAGCGCCGTCAGATGGCCCGGCATCTGTTCGGCCAGCTGAGCCTCGAACTTATCCCGCGCAAAGCCACCCTGCGGCACCAGCGACTGGGTACGGGTAAAGACCACCTCGCCGCTGGCGACATTGGTAATGTCCAGCGTCAGCGTCAGCGGCATATAGGCATCGACCGCCCCAGGCTTGGGTACGACGGCGATATTGGCCCGCGTCAATCGCAGCGAAGTAACAAGCGTTGCCCGCAAGCGCTGGGCCTGCGTGGCATCTTTGGGCAGATGCTCGCCGAAAGCGGCCTCGGCCTGTTTGAAATGGCGCCCCACCGCTGCGGCAAACAGCTTGCCGATGGCTTGCCGCTGGGCCGATGGATAAAGATAGGCGCAAAAGGCCGGCGCGATCTCGGCTGTGCGCTGGCTGGCCGGATCATCGGCCCCGCAGGCGCTGTTTTCCAGCCCATAAAGCGCCGGTGCGGCCCAGATCCTCGGCTCGGTTTGAGCATTGGCGCTGCCCGCCAGCATCGAAGCGGCCAGCAGCCCTGCCCACGCCGCCCGCCGCATCACCGCTTGATCCCACATTCCTGAATGCAGAGCAGCACGCTGCGTCCCTCTGCCGAAACCTGCATCCCGGCAAAGGCGGGCTTGTCACGCAATTTCTGATACAGCGCAAATTGCAGCGGCGCGGCCCCTGCATAGGTGACATTGACCTGCAATTCAGTGGCATTGGAGGATACAAAGGCAGGGTTGCTGACCCCGGGCAGCGAACCGAGCGCGTCCATCAAATCGGCCTGCATGGCCATATCCAGCCGCGGCGCGCGCAGCACCAGCACATAGCCGGCCAATTGCGTGCTGACCTGACCGGCCTGCGCGCTGGCCTGACGGCGCCAGTGGTTCTGGATGGCAGGCCCCATATCCGAGGCGGCCTGATCGGCCAGCCTGCTGGTCAACTTGCCCGCGCATTCCTCCGGACTGCTGCCCAAGGCCTGCGCGTTATAGGTGTTGCCGCCCAGCATCCGTCCATCCGCGCTGACATTCGCGCTGGCCTCCAGCACGCCGCTGCACGCGGCCTGTCCGCTGGCGCCATCGGTGCCGGTCTGGGTGATGGCCAATTTGCCGCCAAGGAAATAGGGCGAATTCCTGGTGGCAACAAAGCTGAGAAATGCGTTAAAGCGCGGATCGTTCTTCAGCGCCGAATAGCGCGGCGGCGGGCCTTTGAAGAATTCAGCCATCGCCATACGTGCATTGCTGACCTGAACGTCATAGCGGAGCAGTGAGCCGGAAAGAGCGATCACGGCCGTATCACCATCGCTGGTTCTGGGGCCTTGTTGATAGACAACGCGCGAATGGAACGAGACATCGTCATGCGTTTCGGCATCAACATTGGTGCGATCGGAAAATTTGGACGATGCCGAATAGGCACTGGCCGATTTCGCACTCGATGCACTGGCGCTTTTGGTCATGGCAGCGCTCGATCCCTGATCGGAATAATTGCTCGAGGATGCGCCCGAATAGCCGCCACTGCTGCTGCTTCTGGCCTTGCCCGCCACCGAGCCATTGACGCCCGATGCCCCATAGGCCGCGGTGCCGCTTTCCCGATAGGCGCCATTGGCCTGCGAGTGCTGCGCCCCGGATACATTGTGGCTGCTGGCCGAAGCGCTGGCCGAGGTGGAGGCCGAAGCCCGCGAGGAGGAGGATGCCGCGTTTTCGCGCGAAGATGCTGTCACCACCGAATGGTCGGAAAAGGAATCCCCTGTGCGCCGGTCATAGCTGACCTCGACCTCGGCAGGCTTGGACAGATCGCTGGCCGTGCCATCTTCCCGGTCCAGATAGACCAGGATCATTTGCCTGTTATTGTCGGCGCGACGGGATGCAGAATCAATCTCGGCATCGGCCAGCATCGCACGGAACCATGCCTGATCCACATCCGCCGTCAGCGTTACGGTAAAGGTTGTACCCACGCGCGAGGACGAACGCGCCGTGATCATATCGGGGCGCAATTGGCTGGCAAACCGTTCAATCTGGGCGGAGGTGACTTCGCCCATGCGACGCTCACCAAGGGTTCGTTGCAGCATTTCGCGGATGATGGACCGCTTGGCCTCGGCTTCGGCCAGATTGCGTACCGTTTCCACATCCTTGGTAATCGCGGCCGAACCGCTGCCATTGACCGTGTCGGCATGGGCCATGCCTGTGCCGAGAGCAAGCGACCCAAGCGCGGCAAGGCCCAGCCTGCGCGCTGCGCGGTTCTTGATCATCCCAAATGCCCCCTATGCTGGAAAATCAGAAATTGGTGTCGAGCTTGACGTCGCCGGCCTGAATATGGGTGCCATTGGCGCCCTCGCGGATTTCGACGTGGTTGGCCCCGCTGCCTGCGGCCAAGGCGGCATCAGATCCCCCCGCGCCCGACGCCGGCGAGGCGCGATTGGCCAGCGCCGTAAAGCGCGGATCATCGCGGATCGTGTCAAAGGCGCGATCATCAAGCGCATGGGCGGCATCGCCCAGCCCGCTTTTCATGGCGTTTTCGAGCGCATCAAGGGCCTTGCCCCGATTGCCGCTCAAAGCTTCGGCGCGGGCCAGTTCATATTGAACCGCCGGGTCGCGCGGCGTGGCTGCAGCCTGCTTGCGGGCCAAAGCCGCAGCATCGCCATAATTGCCGGCAAATAGCGCCGCCCTTATGCCCGCTGCACCTTCTTGCGGCGGTTTAGTGTCATTTTTGTTGCAACCGGAAAGTACGATGCACAGCGCTATGGCAGCATAAGCAAAAGATGTTCGTCCCGTCATGGGATAGGTCCTATAGTTTTGGTGCTGGACCAAAGCAATCTCTTGTTTTGCGCATCATGGGTTCTTTCTGGATCAATTCTCCAATGTGCTCTGATCTTGACTTGCATCTAGCGCAAAACCACAAGCCAAATTTCACACAACATCCATATTTTTGTTTTACATTTGCCGCTGGCGATTATGGACCAAGGATCGCCGGCAAATGGCTCTGTCCTTGTTTTCCTTTTCTTCTCCATTTCCCAAGAGGAAATCTCTGGCTGTTAGATCCATTTAGAACAAGTTAGAACAGTTAAGCTGTCCTGTGATCTCCTGCGACTCTCGGAAAATCGCGGATTTTGGCTCTCCATCCGGTTCCTGATATGTCGAGGAAACGTTCCTGAAAGATCGAGGATGCGTTCCTGATAGATCGATCGTTTGTTCCCGAAGGATCGAAGGGCGCCCCTATCGCGTCCCCGAAGTGTCGATTGCCTTTATCAGCATGATTTTGGGCGCGCGCACTTGAATCAATTTATTCCCGTTGCCGCAATAAGATGTTCAAATTGGACTCGGCGGGCGGATTGCGCGGAGGTTTCGCCATGCTGCCAGCATCCGATACCGACACTTCGGGAACGCCGGGCATCAGCGCAATTTGTGGCGGTGCTTCTCGTGGTGGCGTTTGACAAAGCCGATGAAGGCGCGCTGCCAGTCGGCGGGGCTGCGCGCGGGATCGGCATTGACCCATGTCTCAAATTCAACGTGCAGCGCATAGAGATCCCAGCCGGGACAGGAGCTGCGCAGATATTCGGAGGTTTCGGGCGTGACATAGCCGCGCGTTCCGGCTTGGGACAGGCCGCCCACGGTTGAGCGGACCAGCGCCGAGACGTCGATCTGTTCGGGCGCCGGGGCGGGCGTCGCGGGCTTGGCGTCGATGATCTTGGCCTGAGGCTGTTTGCCTTCGAACTCGCCTGCGGCTCGTTTGACTACGTCGATCTCGCCTGCGGCTCGTTTCCCCGGGGAAACTTCTGGCGGCGTTTCCCCGCTCCCCTTCCCATCAGCACCATGCTTGCCATTCACGCGCCGCATGCGCAACATCGGTTCGCCATCGCGCGCGGTTTCCACCGACAGGTCATAGCCGGGCAATTCGTTCTTCTCGGCCAGCTTGAGGATCTCGAATTTGAAGCGGCGATATTCCCCTTCCGCCCCCGACTTTTCGAACAGCACCGGCATGGAGATGGCAAAGCCCGCCTCCCCTGCCCCGCCCGCATGTTTGCGCGCCACCTTATAGAGCCAGCGCTCGCGCCCGCCGGTGATGGCGAAATAGGCACGGTCGATTGACAGCACCCCGCCCTGCATCATCACCCCTTCCCAGAACCAGCTCGACAGCTCGATGGTCATGCCGCGCGAACGCTCGGTCTTTTCATCGACCAACTGCGTCCACCCGTCCAGCCAACTGAAGGTAGCCTCGCGGCGGTTTTCGGCGCGGATGTTGGTCTTGATCGTGGTCGCCACCAACCGGTCGAGCGACTGACCCAGCAGCTCATAGGCGCGCCCGGTGGTGGGACGCCCGATGGCGCGCAGCAGGTCGTAGGGCATCAGGTGCAGCTTGCGCGGCACATCATTGACCCCTCGCCGCGCCATGTCGGCCAACACGCTGGCGCAATAGATCAGGATGTCAGCGTCCCAGATCGTGGCCATGCCATAATCGGGATTGGCCGAGACATGCACCCACAGTTTGCCGTCCGGGCTGGTGTAGTCGATGGGCTTGGCGCGCTTCGACTTGGCCAGACTGAAGAAGGGCCGCTCCATCATCTCGCGCTGATCGCGCAAGGGCAGGTCGGCCACATAGGGCAGGAACAAATCGAATTGTTCCGCCGCCGGACGGGCAGGGGAGCGAGGCTTGCTCATCCCTGAAAGTTTGCCTTCGGCGAACTCGCCTGCGGCTCGTTTCCCCGGGGAAACATTTTCACGATTGCCCCTCCTTGCCCTTGGCCTCCAGCGTCAACAGCGCCTCACGGAACGCATTGACCAGTTCCTCTATCTCCGCCCCCGCGCCCGCGTGAACGCGCAAGGTCGCCCCCTGACGGTTGGCCGACAGCACCGACAGACCAGTGCGCCCATGCTTGCTGCACCACATATAGAGCGGCGAGGCAGGAGCCTTGTCGCCACGCGGCGCGGCCATAAGGCGCGCGATCACCTGCGCGGCGGGGATGGGCGCTTGCTTCTGCTCGGCCGCCAACGCCTTGGCCTCGCGCAGGATGGCCGCAGCGGCCGCCTTGTCATCCATCGCCTGCGCCAGAGGGTAGGCGGGCTTCAACTGCACATCGGCGGGGCTGGCAAAGGCGGC from Novosphingobium humi harbors:
- a CDS encoding recombinase family protein; the protein is MNGQRIGYIRVSSFEQNSDRQLDGLALDRVFIDKASGKDIKRPQLAAMLAFVREGDTLIVHSMDRLARNLDDLRQLVQALTAKGVQIEFVKEHLRFTGEDSPMATLMLSVMGAFAEFERALIRERQREGIALAKQRGAYRGRKKALTPQQAEELRRRAGEGEIKAGLARDFGISRETLYHYLRDGG
- a CDS encoding TPR end-of-group domain-containing protein, coding for MARKQAAATPRDPAVQYELARAEALSGNRGKALDALENAMKSGLGDAAHALDDRAFDTIRDDPRFTALANRASPASGAGGSDAALAAGSGANHVEIREGANGTHIQAGDVKLDTNF
- a CDS encoding replication initiator protein A encodes the protein MSKPRSPARPAAEQFDLFLPYVADLPLRDQREMMERPFFSLAKSKRAKPIDYTSPDGKLWVHVSANPDYGMATIWDADILIYCASVLADMARRGVNDVPRKLHLMPYDLLRAIGRPTTGRAYELLGQSLDRLVATTIKTNIRAENRREATFSWLDGWTQLVDEKTERSRGMTIELSSWFWEGVMMQGGVLSIDRAYFAITGGRERWLYKVARKHAGGAGEAGFAISMPVLFEKSGAEGEYRRFKFEILKLAEKNELPGYDLSVETARDGEPMLRMRRVNGKHGADGKGSGETPPEVSPGKRAAGEIDVVKRAAGEFEGKQPQAKIIDAKPATPAPAPEQIDVSALVRSTVGGLSQAGTRGYVTPETSEYLRSSCPGWDLYALHVEFETWVNADPARSPADWQRAFIGFVKRHHEKHRHKLR